In Patescibacteria group bacterium, a genomic segment contains:
- a CDS encoding S41 family peptidase, translating into MPLTKIRNFIFILSFCLISGGIGYNLGKNEVNFTWNNFRPAVSVTNLNPPAASSVDFSLFWDVWQRLEKKYIDKKALNPQKMVWGAISGMVASLGDPYTVFLSPQQQKESQEDLGGQFDGIGAQLGIKDKKIVVIAPLKETPAEKAGIKAGDWIFKIEGQETAGWTLPEAVSKIRGPKGTKVTLAIVHEGEEKPQDLAITRETILVKSVEWEKKAGQGGQIAHLKLSRFGDQTNAEWAKMINEILASYEKKEIKGLVLDLRNNPGGYLTGAVFVSSEFLPVGSLVVQQEEAGGAKQNYQVERTGKLLNIPMVVLINKGSASASEIVAGALQDYNRAKIVGETSFGKGTVQEAQDLETGAGLHITTGKWLLPKGGWLNGSGIKPDIEVAMDEKNPDQDAQLKKAIELLLK; encoded by the coding sequence ATGCCACTCACCAAAATACGTAATTTTATTTTTATTTTAAGTTTCTGCCTCATTTCCGGCGGCATTGGTTATAATCTGGGGAAAAACGAGGTTAACTTTACCTGGAACAATTTTCGCCCCGCTGTTTCCGTGACTAACCTTAATCCGCCGGCCGCCAGTTCCGTTGATTTTTCCTTATTCTGGGATGTTTGGCAGCGTTTAGAAAAAAAATATATCGACAAAAAAGCTTTGAATCCGCAAAAAATGGTCTGGGGAGCGATCTCTGGCATGGTGGCTTCTTTAGGTGATCCCTACACTGTTTTCTTAAGTCCCCAGCAGCAAAAAGAAAGCCAGGAGGACTTAGGCGGTCAATTTGACGGCATTGGGGCCCAGTTGGGGATTAAGGATAAAAAAATTGTGGTGATTGCTCCTTTAAAAGAAACACCGGCGGAAAAAGCCGGGATTAAAGCCGGAGATTGGATTTTTAAAATAGAAGGCCAGGAGACGGCCGGCTGGACTTTGCCCGAGGCGGTTTCTAAAATCAGAGGGCCAAAAGGCACAAAAGTCACCTTAGCCATTGTTCATGAAGGAGAGGAAAAACCGCAAGATCTGGCGATTACCCGGGAAACGATTTTGGTGAAATCGGTGGAATGGGAGAAAAAAGCCGGTCAAGGCGGGCAAATCGCCCATCTTAAATTATCAAGATTCGGCGACCAGACGAACGCGGAATGGGCTAAAATGATCAACGAAATTTTAGCTTCTTACGAAAAAAAAGAAATTAAGGGTCTTGTTTTAGATTTACGTAATAACCCGGGTGGTTATTTAACCGGGGCGGTTTTTGTCTCCAGCGAATTTTTGCCCGTTGGTTCCTTAGTGGTGCAACAGGAAGAAGCCGGCGGAGCAAAACAAAATTATCAAGTGGAAAGAACGGGCAAACTTTTAAATATTCCCATGGTTGTTCTTATTAATAAAGGGTCGGCTTCAGCCTCGGAAATTGTCGCCGGAGCCCTGCAGGACTATAATCGGGCGAAGATTGTCGGTGAAACCTCTTTCGGTAAAGGGACGGTTCAGGAAGCCCAGGATCTGGAAACCGGAGCGGGTTTGCACATTACGACCGGCAAATGGCTTTTGCCCAAAGGCGGTTGGCTAAACGGTTCCGGTATCAAACCCGATATTGAAGTGGCCATGGACGAAAAAAATCCCGATCAGGACGCGCAACTTAAGAAAGCCATTGAACTTTTATTAAAATGA
- the ychF gene encoding redox-regulated ATPase YchF, which translates to MSSLSVGIVGLPNVGKSTLFNALLKKQVANVANYPFCTIEPNKGVVEVPDGRLPVLAKILNTQQIIPAIVEFYDIAGLVKGASKGEGLGNQFLANIREVSVICHVVRFFSDPNVIRVGNKVDPASDAEVVNSELILADLQTFEKQKEPKGMEINKETTAFWEAIQKLKAEMNMGKLAREVNLDDKQREMIKKLCLLTGKPMIYVANVAEDQIDNQDLLTGFPHKPIIPLSAKMEADLVSLNPEEQKEYLSQYNLTEAGLDRLIKLAYDTLGLISFLTAGEKSSSAKASEEHGEVRAWTIEKGMTARQAAGVIHTDFEKAFIKADICSFEDFVQYNGWANCRTQGKVRSEGKDYLIKDGEVVEFRVGV; encoded by the coding sequence ATGTCATCTCTTTCTGTCGGGATTGTTGGGTTACCTAATGTGGGTAAATCCACGCTTTTTAACGCGCTTTTGAAAAAGCAGGTGGCGAATGTCGCCAATTATCCTTTTTGCACGATTGAGCCCAATAAGGGCGTGGTTGAAGTGCCGGATGGCCGTTTGCCAGTACTGGCCAAAATCTTGAATACTCAACAAATTATTCCGGCGATTGTCGAATTTTATGATATTGCCGGTTTGGTTAAGGGTGCATCAAAAGGTGAAGGCTTGGGTAATCAGTTCTTAGCTAATATCCGGGAAGTTTCGGTCATTTGCCATGTTGTCCGTTTTTTTAGCGATCCGAACGTGATTCGCGTTGGAAACAAGGTTGATCCAGCCTCGGATGCCGAGGTGGTGAACAGCGAATTGATTTTAGCTGATTTACAAACTTTTGAAAAACAGAAAGAACCCAAAGGTATGGAAATTAATAAAGAAACGACGGCTTTTTGGGAAGCTATCCAAAAATTAAAAGCGGAAATGAATATGGGTAAACTGGCGCGCGAGGTGAATTTGGATGATAAACAAAGAGAAATGATTAAGAAATTATGTCTTTTGACCGGCAAACCCATGATTTATGTGGCCAATGTCGCCGAAGATCAAATTGACAATCAAGACTTATTGACTGGTTTTCCCCATAAGCCCATTATCCCTTTATCGGCGAAAATGGAAGCGGATTTGGTTTCTTTAAATCCTGAAGAACAAAAAGAATATTTGAGCCAATATAATTTAACGGAAGCTGGATTAGATCGTTTAATTAAACTCGCTTATGATACTTTGGGTTTGATTTCTTTTTTAACCGCCGGAGAAAAATCCTCCTCCGCTAAAGCTTCGGAAGAACATGGGGAAGTTCGGGCTTGGACGATTGAAAAAGGCATGACGGCCAGGCAAGCCGCCGGTGTTATCCACACGGACTTTGAAAAAGCTTTTATTAAGGCCGATATTTGTTCTTTCGAAGATTTTGTGCAATATAACGGCTGGGCTAACTGTCGGACGCAGGGAAAAGTGAGAAGTGAAGGGAAAGATTATCTTATTAAAGATGGTGAGGTAGTAGAGTTTAGGGTGGGGGTTTAA
- the hisS gene encoding histidine--tRNA ligase, whose protein sequence is MQKGPTTPKGFRDIEPNLAKKRREVMNKIVSVLENYGFVPVETPTLEFAETLLGKYGEEEKLIYQFTDRGNRKLALRYDLTVPLARFVANNLGLLSPSFSRYQIGQVFRGENPQKGRFREFTQFDFDTVGSNDLTEDAKIIAAAIEISRKLGLPKAIMAVNDRKFFQDVPVEVIRAWDKYYKIGLDGVKEELKRNGLTNEEIEKNINLLDKSETSDFTNVSQILKTAWNLKEGQDFFFDKYLARGLDYYTGLIFELKPKDLPQDLSIGGGGRYDNLIGMFAQRQIPAVGFSFGLDRLLEILSAS, encoded by the coding sequence ATGCAAAAAGGACCGACAACACCTAAAGGTTTCCGCGATATTGAGCCGAATTTAGCCAAAAAAAGACGCGAGGTTATGAATAAAATCGTCTCGGTTTTGGAAAATTACGGCTTTGTTCCCGTGGAAACACCGACTCTGGAATTTGCCGAAACTCTTTTGGGCAAATACGGCGAGGAGGAAAAATTAATTTATCAATTTACCGACCGCGGCAACCGGAAATTGGCCCTGCGCTATGATTTAACCGTCCCTTTGGCCAGGTTTGTGGCCAATAACCTGGGGCTTCTTAGTCCCTCTTTTTCCCGCTATCAGATCGGCCAGGTTTTTCGCGGCGAAAATCCGCAAAAAGGCCGTTTCCGCGAATTCACCCAGTTTGATTTTGATACCGTCGGCAGCAATGATTTAACGGAAGATGCCAAAATCATCGCCGCCGCCATTGAAATCTCCCGAAAATTAGGTCTTCCCAAAGCGATTATGGCCGTAAACGACAGAAAGTTCTTCCAAGACGTTCCCGTTGAAGTTATCAGGGCCTGGGATAAATATTATAAAATCGGCCTTGATGGCGTTAAGGAAGAACTCAAAAGAAATGGATTAACGAATGAAGAAATCGAAAAAAATATTAATCTTCTTGATAAATCTGAAACTTCGGATTTTACCAACGTTTCGCAAATTCTTAAAACAGCGTGGAATCTTAAAGAAGGTCAGGACTTCTTTTTTGACAAATATTTAGCCAGAGGTTTGGATTATTATACCGGTTTGATTTTTGAACTTAAACCCAAAGATTTGCCCCAAGATTTATCCATCGGCGGCGGCGGCAGATATGATAACTTAATCGGGATGTTTGCCCAACGTCAGATTCCGGCCGTCGGTTTTTCTTTTGGTCTTGATCGCTTATTGGAAATATTATCTGCCTCATGA
- the rpsR gene encoding 30S ribosomal protein S18 — MFKKRTGTSSRRPQSFRLKPCFFCTDKREPDYKDIELLSRYLSERGKIVSRGRTGICRNHQRKLSLAIKRARALALLPFVIKVR, encoded by the coding sequence ATGTTTAAAAAACGAACAGGAACCAGTTCTCGTCGTCCCCAAAGCTTTAGACTAAAGCCGTGTTTTTTCTGTACTGACAAAAGAGAACCGGATTATAAAGACATTGAACTCTTATCCCGTTACTTAAGTGAGAGGGGAAAAATTGTCAGTCGGGGGAGAACAGGTATTTGCCGCAATCACCAAAGAAAATTAAGTTTGGCCATCAAAAGAGCCAGAGCTTTAGCTTTGTTGCCTTTTGTGATTAAAGTTAGATGA
- the rpmE gene encoding 50S ribosomal protein L31: MKTNIHPQWYTEAKVTCACGHSFTVGSTKPEIRVEICHKCHPFFTGQLKYVDTAGQVEKFQKKQAIGLAKAPDLAKLKAKKKGIVEEKEAPKSLREMLMGE, translated from the coding sequence ATGAAAACGAATATTCATCCGCAATGGTACACGGAAGCCAAGGTCACTTGTGCCTGCGGCCATAGTTTTACCGTCGGCTCGACCAAGCCGGAAATCAGAGTCGAGATTTGTCATAAATGCCATCCGTTTTTTACCGGACAATTAAAATACGTTGATACGGCCGGTCAGGTTGAAAAATTTCAAAAAAAGCAGGCGATCGGTTTGGCCAAGGCTCCTGATTTAGCTAAACTTAAAGCGAAGAAAAAAGGCATTGTTGAAGAAAAAGAGGCACCAAAAAGCCTCAGAGAAATGCTAATGGGAGAATAA
- a CDS encoding trypsin-like peptidase domain-containing protein → MKLFKGFKPTTLLAVLIVLLGVGISSGLLGLNWNRFNFLGKFKSELPKEETIKVVKEESVVIDVVDKVSPSVVTVVISKTKGLGQSLQIDPFDPFSFFSQPQTQQKKIEQDIGTGFIISKDGMIVTNKHVVSDTEAKYKVITKDDKTYEIKQIYRDPVNDLAILKIDSSLPAGGSGQVFKPVEFGDSSKLKVGQFVIAIGTALGEFRNTVTTGVISGLGRGITAGSPFEGYVERLDNVIQTDAAINPGNSGGPLLNSAGQVIGVNVAVAQGSQNIGFAIPINLIKESYDNFNKTGKFSRPYLGIRYKMIGKDLAILNEVPEGAYVQEVVNLSPAEKAKVLAGDIITKIDGQKVAQEDQDLAKIISSKKVGETIELTIWRGGKEIKIKTTLQEFSQ, encoded by the coding sequence ATGAAACTTTTCAAAGGTTTTAAACCGACAACTCTTTTGGCTGTTCTGATTGTTCTTTTAGGCGTGGGGATTTCTTCGGGACTTTTGGGTTTAAACTGGAACCGCTTCAATTTTTTAGGCAAGTTTAAATCAGAACTTCCCAAAGAAGAGACCATCAAAGTCGTTAAAGAAGAGTCGGTCGTTATTGATGTGGTTGATAAAGTTTCCCCGTCGGTGGTCACCGTGGTCATCAGTAAAACCAAAGGACTGGGTCAATCTTTACAAATTGATCCTTTTGACCCCTTTTCCTTTTTCAGTCAGCCACAAACGCAACAGAAAAAAATCGAGCAGGATATCGGTACCGGCTTTATTATTTCCAAGGACGGGATGATTGTGACCAATAAACACGTCGTTTCTGATACCGAAGCGAAATATAAAGTGATTACCAAAGACGATAAAACCTATGAAATTAAGCAGATTTATCGTGATCCGGTCAATGATTTGGCCATTTTAAAAATTGATTCTTCTTTGCCGGCTGGCGGATCGGGGCAAGTTTTTAAACCCGTTGAGTTTGGTGATTCTTCAAAACTTAAAGTCGGTCAGTTCGTCATCGCCATTGGTACGGCTTTAGGCGAATTTCGCAATACGGTTACGACCGGTGTCATTTCCGGACTAGGCCGAGGGATTACCGCCGGTTCACCGTTTGAAGGCTACGTCGAACGCTTGGACAACGTGATTCAAACCGACGCCGCGATCAATCCTGGTAATTCCGGGGGACCGCTTTTAAATTCCGCCGGCCAGGTCATCGGCGTTAATGTCGCGGTGGCGCAAGGAAGCCAAAATATCGGTTTTGCCATTCCGATAAACCTGATCAAAGAATCTTATGATAATTTTAATAAAACCGGCAAATTTTCTAGGCCTTATTTGGGAATCCGCTATAAAATGATCGGCAAAGACCTGGCCATTTTAAACGAAGTGCCCGAGGGAGCGTATGTTCAGGAAGTCGTTAACTTATCTCCGGCCGAAAAAGCCAAGGTTTTAGCCGGGGACATTATTACCAAAATTGACGGCCAAAAAGTCGCCCAAGAGGATCAGGATTTGGCAAAAATTATCTCCTCTAAAAAAGTCGGGGAAACGATTGAACTGACGATCTGGCGTGGCGGCAAGGAAATAAAAATAAAAACGACCCTGCAGGAGTTCAGCCAGTAA
- a CDS encoding nitroreductase family protein, producing the protein MILKQILKRRSIRDYKVKPVPEEDILDLLRAAYFAPSALNNKSIEFIVIKDQKIKEQLYSSIGKGFIDKAPLLIIPVIDIQKTICPVQDLSVASENIFLQAEALGLGSVWKNIPEDKRDQVKKILGMPENFLAINLIPVGFAKTKKEPHNINDFDSKRIHLGKWKKCSLRFRESICQTISILICGKIISICHLFLSGLLGYLMWVNPRFLTRF; encoded by the coding sequence ATGATTCTTAAACAAATTTTAAAAAGACGATCAATCAGAGACTATAAAGTTAAACCGGTTCCCGAAGAAGATATTCTCGATCTTCTTCGGGCGGCTTATTTTGCGCCCTCGGCTTTAAATAATAAGTCTATAGAGTTTATCGTCATTAAAGATCAAAAAATTAAAGAACAACTTTATTCTTCAATTGGCAAGGGATTTATTGACAAGGCGCCGCTTCTAATTATACCGGTTATTGATATCCAGAAGACCATTTGTCCGGTGCAGGATCTTTCTGTCGCCTCCGAAAATATTTTTCTTCAAGCCGAAGCCTTAGGTTTGGGTTCGGTTTGGAAAAATATCCCTGAAGATAAAAGAGACCAGGTGAAAAAAATACTGGGCATGCCGGAAAATTTTTTAGCCATTAACTTGATTCCCGTTGGTTTTGCCAAAACCAAAAAAGAACCGCACAATATTAACGACTTTGACTCTAAAAGAATTCATTTGGGAAAATGGAAAAAATGTAGTCTCCGATTCCGGGAATCAATATGTCAGACTATATCAATTCTCATTTGTGGTAAAATTATCTCCATATGTCATCTCTTTCTGTCGGGATTGTTGGGTTACCTAATGTGGGTAAATCCACGCTTTTTAACGCGCTTTTGA
- a CDS encoding DMT family transporter → MRLKATLALILANVIWGAASPIFKWSLENIPPFTLAFLRFSLASFFLLPFIGKDLFRLKRTDMPQIILFALSGITINITFFFWGLKLAPSVNAAFISTTQPLILLLLGAFLLQEKVEPHEVFGTIVSLTGVLLIILIPLMTSGLQGETVVLGNLFFVLATLGAVGQAYFGKKLLAINKSLPITFWSFTIGALTFLPFFLWEQTTNPSWVMELGTPGIVGIFYGAILSSALAYSFYDWGLSKIEASETGIFSYLMPITSVLVAILFFGEKLSRQFGIAAFLIILGITVAQIRLHKKIN, encoded by the coding sequence ATGAGACTCAAAGCAACTTTAGCTTTAATTCTTGCCAACGTGATTTGGGGCGCGGCTTCTCCGATTTTTAAATGGAGTTTGGAAAATATTCCTCCCTTTACCCTGGCTTTCCTGCGCTTTAGCTTGGCCTCCTTTTTCCTTTTGCCTTTTATAGGCAAGGATCTTTTTCGTCTCAAACGCACGGACATGCCGCAAATTATTCTTTTTGCCCTCTCTGGTATCACCATTAATATCACCTTTTTCTTTTGGGGTTTGAAACTGGCGCCTTCTGTCAATGCCGCCTTTATCAGTACGACTCAACCTTTAATTCTTTTGCTCCTGGGAGCTTTTCTTTTGCAAGAGAAAGTCGAACCGCATGAGGTTTTCGGCACGATTGTTTCTCTAACCGGCGTCCTTTTAATCATTCTTATTCCCCTGATGACTTCCGGCCTTCAGGGCGAAACCGTTGTTTTGGGCAATCTGTTTTTTGTCCTGGCCACTCTTGGGGCTGTCGGCCAAGCCTATTTCGGTAAAAAACTTCTCGCCATCAACAAATCTTTACCAATCACTTTTTGGTCTTTTACCATCGGGGCCTTAACTTTTTTGCCTTTTTTCCTCTGGGAACAAACGACTAATCCCTCCTGGGTCATGGAATTAGGAACGCCGGGGATCGTCGGTATTTTCTACGGCGCCATACTCTCCTCGGCTTTGGCCTATTCTTTTTATGATTGGGGGCTTTCCAAGATTGAGGCTTCAGAAACCGGCATTTTTTCTTATCTGATGCCGATTACCTCGGTTTTGGTGGCCATCCTCTTTTTTGGGGAAAAATTAAGTCGGCAATTTGGAATCGCCGCTTTTTTAATCATTTTGGGGATTACGGTTGCCCAAATCCGTCTTCACAAAAAGATAAATTAA
- the cysS gene encoding cysteine--tRNA ligase, whose protein sequence is MRFYNTLSRQIEEFKPIKDGVVGIYSCGPTVYWNQHIGHMYAYVHWDVLVRSLRYLGFKVKWVMNITDVGHLTSDEDAGEDKMEKGAKREGLTVWEIADKYLAQFLESVDLLNIQRPDILCRATAHIQEQIDLIKKIEARGFTYKTKTGLVFETSKFSHYADFARLDLDKQEAGSRVEVDKEKKKPWDFLLWITNQPQHTMQWESPWGKGFPGWHIECTAMSTKYLGEAFDIHTGGKEHIPVHHTNEIAQAYGAFGRQTANYWLHNGWLEAGGGKMSKSLGNFITVSDLQNKGFEPLSLRYLILTSHYRSGLKFSWEALEGAQTALKNLRQIVADLRQVGQTESSVSFEKMDKIDRYRQQFDEALNNDLALPQALAVVWELVKSNIPAPDKLDLLLAFDQVLGLNLEKASLTNLSIPEEIKKLLEERDKLRKEGKWQEADLIRKKILGLGFMIKDTLKGVWARKVR, encoded by the coding sequence ATGCGTTTTTACAATACCTTATCTCGTCAAATTGAAGAATTTAAACCGATAAAAGACGGCGTTGTCGGGATTTATTCCTGCGGGCCGACCGTTTACTGGAACCAACACATCGGGCATATGTATGCCTATGTTCATTGGGACGTTTTGGTTAGGAGTTTAAGATATCTTGGTTTTAAAGTTAAATGGGTCATGAATATTACCGATGTCGGGCATTTAACTTCTGACGAAGATGCGGGCGAGGACAAAATGGAAAAAGGCGCAAAAAGAGAAGGCTTAACGGTTTGGGAAATCGCCGATAAATATTTAGCTCAATTTTTAGAAAGTGTTGACCTTCTTAATATTCAAAGACCAGATATTTTATGCCGGGCCACCGCTCATATTCAGGAGCAGATAGATTTGATCAAAAAGATTGAAGCCCGTGGTTTCACTTACAAAACCAAAACGGGTTTGGTTTTTGAGACCTCGAAATTTTCGCACTATGCCGATTTTGCCAGGCTTGATTTAGATAAACAGGAAGCCGGTTCAAGAGTCGAGGTTGATAAGGAAAAGAAAAAGCCCTGGGATTTTCTTTTATGGATTACCAATCAACCCCAACACACGATGCAATGGGAGAGTCCCTGGGGTAAAGGTTTTCCCGGCTGGCATATCGAGTGTACGGCGATGTCCACGAAGTATTTAGGGGAAGCTTTCGATATTCATACCGGCGGCAAGGAGCACATCCCGGTTCATCATACCAACGAAATCGCTCAAGCATATGGGGCTTTCGGTCGCCAGACGGCCAATTATTGGTTGCATAACGGCTGGTTGGAAGCAGGGGGCGGGAAAATGAGCAAAAGCCTGGGTAATTTTATCACGGTTTCGGATTTGCAGAACAAAGGTTTTGAGCCATTATCTTTACGTTATTTAATTTTGACTTCTCATTATCGTTCGGGTCTTAAATTTTCCTGGGAAGCACTTGAAGGAGCCCAGACGGCTTTGAAAAATCTGCGGCAGATCGTTGCCGATCTTCGGCAAGTGGGTCAGACCGAAAGCAGCGTCTCCTTTGAAAAAATGGACAAAATTGATCGTTACCGTCAACAATTTGACGAGGCGCTGAATAATGACCTGGCTCTTCCGCAGGCTTTAGCCGTTGTTTGGGAATTGGTTAAATCCAACATTCCGGCACCCGATAAGCTAGATCTGCTTTTAGCTTTTGACCAGGTGTTAGGACTAAATCTAGAAAAGGCTTCCCTTACCAATTTGTCAATTCCTGAAGAAATAAAAAAATTATTAGAGGAGAGAGACAAATTAAGAAAAGAAGGCAAGTGGCAGGAGGCCGACTTGATAAGAAAAAAAATTCTTGGTTTAGGCTTTATGATTAAAGACACTCTCAAGGGAGTTTGGGCGAGAAAGGTCCGTTAA
- the rpsF gene encoding 30S ribosomal protein S6 → MRNYELTFVLSANLPKEDQDKILAKVKKLVTDANGKIGEIKEWGKRELAYPVLPAARHGQREKEGFFFTLFLELEGNEAKLLENKIKVEEDVLRHLLVRKE, encoded by the coding sequence ATGCGTAATTACGAATTAACTTTTGTTTTAAGCGCCAATTTACCTAAAGAGGATCAGGATAAAATTCTGGCGAAAGTCAAAAAACTGGTCACGGATGCCAATGGTAAAATCGGGGAAATCAAAGAGTGGGGGAAGCGTGAGTTAGCCTATCCGGTTTTACCTGCCGCTCGTCACGGCCAGAGAGAAAAAGAAGGTTTTTTCTTCACCCTTTTTTTGGAACTAGAAGGTAACGAAGCGAAATTATTAGAAAATAAAATCAAAGTCGAAGAAGACGTTTTACGCCATCTTTTGGTCAGAAAGGAGTAA
- a CDS encoding cadmium-containing carbonic anhydrase, producing the protein MPEKNQKRLSAEWYVILLQSSGWQVEIDGSKGETQKAEKDGDFRCIDGRLAVGNDKFKAGVAWPGGVIGVAVMKYGHLAPQEALKKAVADIKTLNLKATIHGDEHHHESGCGFFGLVKKAGFPTIIANWLPWQELSAEEAVGAVKAAGGEYRVLEGEHEEEELVVNLRTGETPTINGRKFTLDLWVASQLGISQDEVLKVVAETIHQLKPSVTKAKILI; encoded by the coding sequence ATGCCAGAAAAAAATCAAAAAAGATTATCAGCAGAGTGGTATGTTATTCTTTTACAAAGTTCGGGTTGGCAGGTAGAGATTGATGGGTCAAAAGGGGAAACCCAAAAAGCGGAAAAAGACGGGGATTTCCGTTGCATTGATGGCAGATTAGCCGTTGGCAACGATAAATTCAAAGCCGGGGTGGCCTGGCCGGGCGGAGTCATCGGGGTCGCGGTCATGAAATACGGACATCTTGCGCCCCAAGAGGCCCTGAAAAAAGCGGTTGCGGATATCAAAACTTTAAATTTAAAGGCAACGATTCACGGAGACGAACATCATCATGAATCCGGTTGCGGTTTTTTCGGTTTGGTGAAAAAAGCCGGTTTTCCGACGATCATTGCGAACTGGTTGCCCTGGCAAGAACTTTCAGCCGAGGAAGCCGTCGGGGCCGTTAAAGCCGCCGGTGGCGAATACCGGGTTCTTGAAGGCGAACATGAAGAAGAGGAACTGGTGGTTAATTTAAGGACCGGCGAGACGCCAACAATTAATGGCAGGAAATTTACTTTAGATTTATGGGTGGCCAGTCAATTGGGGATTTCGCAAGATGAAGTTTTAAAAGTCGTTGCTGAAACCATTCATCAACTAAAACCCAGCGTTACGAAGGCAAAAATTTTAATCTGA
- a CDS encoding single-stranded DNA-binding protein, protein MSARSLNKVLLIGNLTRDPELRYTPQGTAVCSFGLATNRQWTTESGEKREEAEFHRIVAWNKLAELCSQLLTKGRKVFVEGRLQTRSWQAPDGQQKTATEIVIDDMIILDSRRLGEEVPAGTTAVPVNTKEPVIETAQPATAEAEESDKKKKKKEEAPATEVTEESQENQEINPDDIPF, encoded by the coding sequence ATGTCAGCGCGATCTTTAAACAAGGTTTTACTTATCGGTAATTTAACCAGGGATCCGGAACTCCGTTATACGCCTCAGGGAACAGCTGTCTGCTCTTTCGGTTTGGCTACGAATCGCCAATGGACAACGGAAAGCGGCGAGAAACGTGAGGAAGCCGAATTCCATCGCATTGTCGCCTGGAATAAACTGGCGGAACTCTGCAGCCAACTTTTGACCAAAGGCCGAAAAGTTTTTGTTGAAGGAAGACTGCAAACACGAAGCTGGCAGGCTCCCGATGGGCAACAGAAAACCGCTACCGAAATTGTCATTGACGATATGATTATTTTGGATAGCCGTCGCTTGGGAGAAGAAGTCCCGGCCGGAACCACCGCAGTCCCGGTAAATACAAAAGAACCGGTTATTGAGACCGCTCAACCAGCGACTGCGGAAGCGGAGGAATCGGACAAAAAAAAGAAAAAGAAAGAAGAAGCACCGGCAACGGAAGTGACGGAGGAAAGCCAGGAGAATCAGGAAATCAATCCTGACGATATTCCTTTTTAA
- a CDS encoding PCRF domain-containing protein gives MLNPNTVILEIRGAAGGDEAKIWAEDLLRMYGRFAVSQGWKIEPLGEGTVKIAGAGAFEKLKNEAGVHRVQRIPQTERRGRIHTSTATVAVLPEIPETQVYINPADLEMQVYRSSSHGGQNVQKVSSAVRLIHRPTGLVVSCQTERDQWQNRQTALGMLRAKLWDLEEERKRLQLADLRQVIGRGMRAEKIKTYNFPQDRLTDHRLNKSWRHLEKILAGDLNQVI, from the coding sequence ATGTTGAATCCCAACACGGTTATTCTCGAAATTCGCGGCGCGGCCGGAGGCGATGAGGCCAAAATTTGGGCTGAAGATCTTTTACGCATGTATGGCCGCTTCGCCGTTAGCCAGGGCTGGAAAATTGAACCTTTAGGCGAAGGTACGGTGAAGATTGCTGGTGCTGGCGCTTTTGAAAAATTAAAAAACGAGGCCGGCGTGCACCGGGTCCAAAGAATTCCTCAAACCGAACGCCGGGGCCGAATTCATACTTCGACCGCGACAGTCGCTGTTTTGCCAGAAATTCCCGAAACCCAGGTTTATATTAATCCCGCTGATTTGGAAATGCAGGTTTATAGAAGCTCCTCACACGGGGGCCAAAACGTTCAAAAAGTTTCCTCCGCCGTCAGATTAATTCATAGGCCGACCGGTTTAGTCGTCTCCTGTCAAACCGAAAGAGACCAATGGCAAAACCGGCAAACGGCTCTTGGTATGCTTCGGGCTAAGCTCTGGGATTTGGAAGAAGAAAGAAAAAGACTACAATTGGCAGATTTGCGTCAGGTTATCGGCCGCGGCATGAGAGCGGAAAAAATTAAAACTTATAATTTTCCGCAGGATCGGTTAACCGATCATCGGCTTAATAAATCCTGGCGCCATTTAGAAAAAATCCTCGCCGGAGACCTTAACCAGGTTATTTAA